A genome region from Balneolaceae bacterium includes the following:
- a CDS encoding sigma-54 dependent transcriptional regulator, whose translation MSDTTTGRVLVVDDDSDVLQAAKLFLKQHVRQVDTEKSPRSIPNLLKNYNYDVVLLDMNFTEDVSSGEEGFHWLEKILEMDPSLAVVLITAYGDVEKAVKAVKLGATDFVMKPWQNEKLLATITSALNLTESRREIDTLRSRQKHLSADIDQHYQEIIGKSPRMNKIFQTIEKVAKTDANVLITGENGTGKELVARALHRRSDRSEEVFINVDIGAIPENLFESELFGHTKGAFTDAKESRAGRFEVASGGTLFLDEIGNLPLQLQPKLLSALETRKITRIGSNKPVEVDIRLVCATNEPVHQMVQESRFRQDLLYRINTIEIKLPPLRERTEDIPLLAKHFLQRYARKYGKEITTLSEPALKKLSLYHWPGNVRELQHSVERAVIMTDHSVLQPEDFLLTSMGGEESAMVFDDYNLEEIEKTVIRKALDKHEGNISKTADELGLTRASLYRRMEKYDL comes from the coding sequence ATGAGCGACACGACAACCGGAAGGGTACTGGTGGTGGATGACGACAGCGACGTGCTGCAGGCCGCCAAACTCTTCCTGAAACAACATGTGCGGCAGGTTGACACCGAAAAATCCCCGCGCTCCATTCCCAACCTTCTGAAGAACTACAACTACGACGTGGTGCTGCTGGACATGAATTTCACCGAAGACGTCTCCAGCGGGGAGGAGGGATTTCACTGGCTGGAGAAGATCCTGGAGATGGACCCCTCCCTGGCCGTGGTGCTCATAACGGCCTACGGCGATGTGGAGAAGGCCGTAAAAGCCGTGAAGCTGGGCGCCACCGATTTCGTGATGAAGCCTTGGCAGAACGAGAAGCTGCTGGCCACCATCACTTCCGCCCTCAACCTGACGGAGTCGCGGCGGGAGATCGACACCCTGCGCAGCCGCCAGAAACACCTTTCGGCCGACATTGACCAGCACTACCAGGAGATCATCGGGAAGAGTCCCCGGATGAACAAGATTTTCCAGACCATCGAGAAGGTGGCCAAAACGGACGCCAACGTGCTGATCACCGGTGAGAACGGTACCGGCAAGGAGCTGGTGGCCCGCGCCCTGCACCGCCGCTCGGACCGCAGCGAGGAGGTGTTTATCAATGTTGACATCGGCGCCATTCCCGAAAATCTCTTCGAAAGCGAGCTCTTCGGTCATACCAAGGGCGCCTTCACCGACGCCAAGGAATCACGCGCCGGCCGTTTCGAAGTGGCCTCCGGGGGCACCCTCTTCCTGGACGAGATCGGCAACCTCCCCCTGCAGCTGCAGCCCAAGCTGCTCTCGGCTCTGGAGACGCGCAAGATCACCCGTATCGGATCCAACAAGCCGGTGGAGGTGGACATCCGGCTGGTCTGCGCCACCAACGAGCCGGTGCATCAGATGGTGCAGGAGAGCCGCTTCCGCCAGGACCTGCTCTACCGCATCAACACCATCGAGATCAAGCTGCCGCCCCTGCGCGAGCGCACCGAGGATATTCCCCTGCTGGCCAAGCACTTCCTGCAGCGTTACGCCAGGAAGTACGGCAAAGAGATCACCACCCTTTCGGAACCGGCCCTCAAGAAGCTCTCCCTCTACCACTGGCCGGGCAACGTGCGGGAACTGCAGCATTCGGTGGAGCGTGCCGTCATCATGACCGACCACAGCGTGCTGCAGCCCGAGGACTTTCTGCTTACTTCCATGGGCGGGGAGGAGTCGGCCATGGTCTTCGATGACTATAACCTGGAGGAGATCGAGAAAACGGTGATCCGCAAGGCGCTGGACAAGCATGAGGGCAACATCTCCAAGACGGCCGACGAGCTGGGACTCACCCGAGCCTCCCTCTACCGCAGAATGGAGAAGTATGATCTTTAA